The genomic region tttatttttaagCTTCTTAAATGTCATACAAGTgtaagaggaaaaaaagttgACCACTGTCAAACACTAAAAGCGGCCGTGATGCCGCATACGGTGAGGCTGGAAGCAGCGtaagtcacaaaaaaataaataaattaaaaaaataaataaattaaaaaaaagaaaatacagctaACCTACCATAGTTGAGGTTACAAAGGTTCCCGGCGTTGAGGAAGAAATGCGTTCGGAAAAGGTCGCCGAAGCCCCCCCTGCCTGGTCGGAAGGGCAGCGGAGTGTAGAGGTGAAGACCTCCCGCCCAGTAGGCTTCTCCGCCCAGGTAATCACCTGTCATAccagttaagaaaaaaataaaaataaaataaaatcttaaaatatgcaaaaataagCATCAAAGCTGACGGCATAGCAGACAAGCTCACCTTCACTCTGCGGGCCCATGCTGTACATGCTGAAACCACGAATACTGGTGGGGCCGCCCAGATAGAACCTGGAGGGACAACAAAGATGTTTAAATGGGAAATCAACTCCCTCCAAAATTTtcaacaataatatgttttttcttttgacaataatatattgcgTTAggggagttaagcagcaaaatcccgctcgggtaacaaccaatcacagcgcagcttcagaaaacaggtgagctctgattggttgttactgagACCTGcgcaacaatgatgtcatcttccgtcgacagccaagtggcaaaatggctgccccctgagatggctaaaaacagttggattttgcttcgtaactcatattccaaacattattaatcagaatgtcatatttggactagtgaggtcacatatattattgtcaataaatatttttaaggttgacttccactttaagaaaGATAGTACGTACCTATCTGCTATGCTTGTTGGTTTGTCACCAATAGGCAGCAGCAAACCACCCCACAAGGAGGCAGACaaaacctgttaaaaaaataataatattaaggcGTTGGAGAAGAAAATTCTAAAATAAACTGTGATCATTTGATAATTGCGCGAGTAAATCTCACAGAGTCCCAGAAGAGGCTTTTATTGAGCTGGATTTCAAAGTCCTCTTTGAGGAAACTGGCATCTCCTCCTGTGTAACCGGCAAGCTCCTGGGCATCAAATATTCTGTTAATTAATTTGTGAATGAGCTTGTGGATTCATGCCTGATGAAGTACCTGATGGATTTTCAAGAGGCCACCTTTCCTGGGCAGGATGGAGGAGTTTCTGGTGTCGATGACCATGGCGTGCTAAAGGAGAATAGAAGACATCATCAACCTTGCAGGGTAACAGGGGGATTATGTCATCAATAGTGTGGGCGTGTCCACGTATTTGTATGCAGactttacattttgacacagAACCATGAATTCCCTCTATTTTGGTGAGAAATCAAACACTGTGACCACGATTAATCAGCATGTCAAAAAACTGGTGAATAGGTGAAACTCTTGAAATGCAAATCCCGAAAACAAAATGCGTGTTCGTGCATTGTGATTGATTCTATATTTGCAGGCAATTTAAACTGAACGTGAAATCATACCATTCAATTGATTAAAcatagaagataatcagtcttcttctatgaaggactacagaaatcagtgaacaattactgttgatattaggggtgtgaattgcctagtacctgacgattcgattcgtatcacgattcacaggtcacgattcgattcgataccgattaatcccgatacgaatttataagtcgattgttgcgattttttttcattcaaatttagaaaatactaatcagtaagcttgtagagtgtaagatttatatgaaaatgtattatttatttatctgaaatttcagtcttatagaggttgtaatctgtttcatgtttgaacagcattaaaataaaatattaaggcttaatgttccgttcatatgacattcttccatgctcaaggtgtgaatcctaacccgaagtcagacgttttgttgaatatttttccattaaaaatggaagtttaaaaatcgattcacacacacacaaaaaaaaatacaaaaaaaaaaggcaatgatgataagacgttgaatcggtaagactaccgaatgaacaattctgagctcttaaaaaaaaaaaaaaaaaaaacatttttttttttttttattgaatcgatccgagaatcgcgcgatgtcgtatcgcgatatatcgccgaatcgattttttttaacacccctagttgataTGCtaaaaatcagaggatttggacaattttaaattatgaaatggctccaaacacttgattattaaaatagttgtcaattaatttgataatcgatgacttgtcaattaattttgacagttctTGACATTTTTATAAAGGAGGTGCATCTTAAGAACTAAGGAATTAGAAAAGTTAAtttagctaaattaaaaaaaatataattatattcCACATTATACAATGCAGCCATAATTATTAGAGAAAATCTTTCAGAAAGCCAATTCCTACCTAATTTCTACATTAAAAACCACCTTGACTGTTTTTTATGTAATATTGTATTCGAACTTTTTGAGATTGAgtactttaaaataataataataataataataattggtctGAAGATACACACCAAATGTTTCAGTCTGTGTGTCGTGTATAAAAAGAATACATTATTCTTACTTTTTAATtatactaataaaataaatgaccaaaataTTGTCTGGTGGGACAAAATAATTGACAGGCAATGTattaagataaaaaataataataataaataacgatgtatttaaatgtatgtaaaaaaaaaataataataataaaatgatgtcAAGTGGCCTCAAAATACCGCGAGTGACGACTTGAGGGAATGTCCACTCTCTTCCCGGACAGCGAACGAGGCGGTGCGAGCCAGACATCCCAAATCTCTCCACACGCCTTCCCACTTCAAGGTTTGGTTGGTCTTCCACACGGGGAACTgagcatggatggatggcatcCAGTCAAATTCTTTTCACAACGACACGGCAGTGACGACGACCACGTAAACGTCATTTACGTTCAGTTCGGCCGAGACGCCTCGATCCGTCTCCCTCAGCGAACTCCACGGAAACTGACCGGTTACTTTGTAGGCGTTGAGCGTGATGCTGGataaaaggaataaaaaaagaaatggaaagTCACTTCACTTCCGCTCCTAAAAAGAACCGACACGCCATCAAAATCTCCCATTCTTACTTGCGTTCAAAGTTCCCCACTTGAGGTTTGAAAAAGGAAAGACCGTAGGAAGTTTCCTTGGTGCCGTACGAGAATTGAAAGGTGAGCTTCTCGGCCCGGCCAAACACATTGGGCAACTTCATTCCCAGCACCTGCCGTGCAACATGATTGGACCAACATTTAGTAGTGGCAACTACTATGAAAACCGTCTTCCGTGCGATTGTGCACTCACCATGCTTCCTTCATTGTTCCCGACCATAGTGTTGTAACTGCCTGTCATCCGCCTCAGCTCGGTGACCTCGAACGTCACGTCGAGGCCGTTGGGAAGAGCGTCATCGCCTTAAATATAAAACGTAGCTCTACAAGTGCTCCACATATAAGGTTGGATTGAATGCTGCctgtgttttttgggggggggttttgccGTCCAAAGTCCCCAAGATCacagttatttttttcaaggtcctctaaccatacttttttttttttttttaacatagacACGCAATAAATTACGGAagagtattgcattcactttgctgtttttctgactattttttttgggggggagctttatttatttttttgtgtgtgtgtaattgtttttctgcttttctgaataattgttttctgctttagtgattttttttttcattttaaaaaaaattatgaaaaataggggcaaataatattcagaaaaacaggaggaacaaattattcagaaaaacagggggaaaaaacaggagaaaaaaatattctccaaaaaacagaagctggtgctctgtttttcggaatattttttattcatttatttatttaaacctctgaactccaaatgacttgttgcagactcaCTAATGGCGGCCGGACACTTTCCTGCATACCTCTAATGTACCTTCAACTACATCTGGCTATAACTGGCTCAGTTAAGGTAAGTATACGAACATCAATCGATCAGCATGATATTAGTTTGCTAACAGACAGTTAATTTCtacagaagcgtattgcatgCGGGAAAGCATTAGCGAGTCATTTGGAGTTAAAAaattactccaaaaaaaacagagcacgaGCTTCTGGAATATttcattttctgtttgtttttttttgttttttgtttttttaatatattttttccctgtgtttttctgaatattttttctatttttcctcctgttttttatatatacatatatatatatatttatttttttttcttcccccttttccaggcaaaaaaaaattatgacagAAAGAAATATGCAGTAAAACAGagcaaaaatattcagaaaatcaaagaaaaaaaaacaccccaaaaagAGTCAGAAAAgcaggaagtttttttttgtttttttttttctccaaatatgCTTCGgtagtaaataaaattaaatgccAGATTTATTCTATGTAATGTTTTGGTTTTATAGATTATGATTATGCTAAAACAAAGGCAACTGCActataaataaattcatttagAGTTGTTAACTTAGTAAACACTTTAAAGTGTTTTAAGTGTACACTACGACTTCACAGAATACTACCCCAAAAAAAGTGTGTACAGTAAGTATAAATAAGTATGTAATATATCAGATTACAACCAAAAATGTGACTAAATCTGTGGATTTATTGCCTCAACCTTtcatttttcgtgaaaattttAAGTGTTGAACTTATCTATACCCTGGACACtacagtaaacaaaaaaacagataaaattGAAGTCTTTATAATTTGAAAAATCGATTCTTCTACATCGCCTGTCAATTCAAATTGTATTAATTGTTCAGaccttattttttaaaactcccCGAAAATCCCTCTCCAACGTCTTGTCTATTTTGTGGTTGATGTACCTCTGGAAGTGTCAATAACAACCTCGACTTTGCGGAAGATTCCGAGCCGGAGCAGCTTCTGCCTGGCTTCGTGGGAT from Festucalex cinctus isolate MCC-2025b chromosome 3, RoL_Fcin_1.0, whole genome shotgun sequence harbors:
- the samm50 gene encoding sorting and assembly machinery component 50 homolog A isoform X2 — protein: MGTVHARSLDPLPMQGPELGVHADDIEPPDMEQEPKQEILENKDVVVQRVHIDGLGRTKEDLLSYEISEVFRAKNLIDVMKRSHEARQKLLRLGIFRKVEVVIDTSRGDDALPNGLDVTFEVTELRRMTGSYNTMVGNNEGSMVLGMKLPNVFGRAEKLTFQFSYGTKETSYGLSFFKPQVGNFERNITLNAYKVTGQFPWSSLRETDRGVSAELNFPVWKTNQTLKWEGVWRDLGCLARTASFAVREESGHSLKSSLAHAMVIDTRNSSILPRKGGLLKIHQELAGYTGGDASFLKEDFEIQLNKSLFWDSVLSASLWGGLLLPIGDKPTSIADRFYLGGPTSIRGFSMYSMGPQSEGDYLGGEAYWAGGLHLYTPLPFRPGRGGFGDLFRTHFFLNAGNLCNLNYGEGPQAHLKKLAECIRWSYGLGIVLRLGNIARLELNYCIPMGVQSGDRICDGVQFGAGIRFL
- the samm50 gene encoding sorting and assembly machinery component 50 homolog A isoform X1; the encoded protein is MGTVHARSLDPLPMQGPELGVHADDIEPPDMEQEPKQEILENKDVVVQRVHIDGLGRTKEDLLSYEISEVFRAKNLIDVMKRSHEARQKLLRLGIFRKVEVVIDTSRGDDALPNGLDVTFEVTELRRMTGSYNTMVGNNEGSMVLGMKLPNVFGRAEKLTFQFSYGTKETSYGLSFFKPQVGNFERNITLNAYKVTGQFPWSSLRETDRGVSAELNFPVWKTNQTLKWEGVWRDLGCLARTASFAVREESGHSLKSSLAHAMVIDTRNSSILPRKGGLLKIHQELAGYTGGDASFLKEDFEIQLNKSLFWDSVLSASLWGGLLLPIGDKPTSIADRFYLGGPTSIRGFSMYSMGPQSEGMTGDYLGGEAYWAGGLHLYTPLPFRPGRGGFGDLFRTHFFLNAGNLCNLNYGEGPQAHLKKLAECIRWSYGLGIVLRLGNIARLELNYCIPMGVQSGDRICDGVQFGAGIRFL